A DNA window from Hordeum vulgare subsp. vulgare chromosome 1H, MorexV3_pseudomolecules_assembly, whole genome shotgun sequence contains the following coding sequences:
- the LOC123409536 gene encoding polyubiquitin-B-like, which produces MKRRTTMDPHQEQPAESYKIHVKMLKTVALDVSCTDTIDHIKSKVSAIEGIDKCSQELFFSGIHLKNDDKLADYSIMTNSSVDLYVTDGMQISVKIPSIGKTINLNVKKSNRVADVKAEIEQRVGILMNNQILMYAGRQLEDNQLLSQCNLRNEQPLHVLVSPVDKLRIFVNVRGERTVSVNVKCWYTVADVKLMIETSEGLPVSTHVLMRTQSGVEVVLAEGRTLQDQSVKNNDILVLQQKVLPQQKVQVFIKTWEGKSLTMSLLMSNTTEEVMKKIGDRLWMKEGVYYLCYRGHILSSGDTLEKHDVQNNSTIDIRLRNSRVVEPKPKNGKGAPRN; this is translated from the exons ATGAAGCGGCGGACCACCATGGACCCCCACCAGGAGCAGCCGGCGGAGAGCTACAAG ATACATGTGAAGATGCTGAAAACAGTTGCCCTTGATGTGAGCTGCACTGATACAATTGATCATATTAAATCTAAAGTTAGTGCCATTGAGGGGATTGACAAGTGCTCGCAAGAGCTATTCTTTTCTGGGATTCACTTGAAGAATGATGACAAGCTTGCTGATTACAGCATCATGACAAACTCTTCTGTCGACCTTTACGTCACTGATGGGATGCAAATTTCTGTGAAGATTCCCTCGATTGGGAAGACCATCAATCTCAATGTCAAGAAATCCAACAGGGTGGCTGATGTCAAAGCTGAGATTGAACAGAGAGTGGGAATTCTAATGAACAACCAAATCCTGATGTACGCAGGTCGACAGCTTGAGGACAATCAGCTGTTAAGTCAGTGCAACTTGAGGAATGAGCAGCCACTTCATGTTTTGGTTAGCCCGGTTGACAAGCTGCGTATTTTTGTCAATGTTAGAGGTGAAAGAACTGTCAGTGTAAATGTCAAATGCTGGTATACTGTTGCTGATGTCAAGTTGATGATCGAGACATCGGAGGGTTTACCAGTATCAACACATGTACTCATGCGAACTCAATCCGGTGTTGAGGTGGTACTTGCAGAAGGTCGAACCCTGCAGGATCAGAGTGTCAAAAACAATGATATTCTTGTGTTGCAGCAGAAAGTCTTGCCGCAGCAGAAAGTCCAGGTTTTCATCAAGACATGGGAGGGGAAGAGCTTAACAATGTCTCTGCTAATGTCCAACACAACAGAGGAAGTCATGAAGAAGATTGGAGACAGGCTGTGGATGAAGGAAGGGGTGTACTATCTCTGCTACAGGGGGCACATTCTGTCTTCCGGAGATACTCTTGAGAAGCATGACGTGCAGAACAACTCCACGATCGATATCCGCCTTCGGAACTCCAGAGTCGTGGAACCAAAGCCAAAGAATGGCAAGGGTGCTCCCCGCAACTAA